A stretch of Coxiella endosymbiont of Amblyomma sculptum DNA encodes these proteins:
- the rpmI gene encoding 50S ribosomal protein L35 — protein MPKLKTNRGAMKRFRVTGRNIIKRSASNHNHILTKKSQKRKRRLRKLHRVVGSDVRAVKKMLKM, from the coding sequence ATGCCAAAACTAAAGACCAATCGTGGAGCTATGAAGCGGTTTAGAGTAACAGGACGGAACATCATTAAAAGATCTGCATCCAACCACAATCATATCCTAACCAAAAAATCCCAGAAGCGAAAACGCAGATTGCGTAAGTTACATAGAGTTGTCGGAAGCGATGTTAGAGCAGTTAAGAAAATGTTAAAAATGTAG
- the hslV gene encoding ATP-dependent protease subunit HslV, producing MKELRGTTIVSVRRGSKVVVGGDGQVSMSGTVLKGNACKVRYLYKDKVITGFAGGTADAFTLFERFEEKLEQYSGNLIRSAVELAKDWRTDRMLRRLEALLAVVDAKKSLIITGLGDVIEPERNVMAIGSGGLYAQAAARALLDNTDLNAREIVEKTLTIAAEICIYTNLHFTVKELDCEK from the coding sequence ATGAAAGAATTACGAGGTACTACGATAGTTTCTGTACGAAGGGGAAGTAAAGTTGTTGTAGGAGGCGATGGTCAAGTATCGATGAGTGGTACTGTTTTGAAGGGAAACGCTTGTAAAGTTCGGTATCTCTATAAAGACAAAGTAATCACTGGTTTTGCTGGAGGAACAGCAGACGCTTTTACTTTGTTTGAACGATTTGAAGAAAAGTTGGAACAGTATTCGGGAAATTTAATTCGTTCTGCTGTTGAGTTGGCTAAAGACTGGCGAACCGATCGAATGCTGCGCCGCTTAGAAGCATTATTGGCGGTAGTTGACGCAAAGAAGTCTCTTATTATTACGGGTCTTGGAGATGTCATTGAACCTGAACGAAATGTCATGGCCATTGGATCTGGGGGGTTGTATGCGCAAGCTGCAGCCAGAGCTTTATTGGACAATACAGATTTAAATGCGCGAGAAATTGTTGAAAAGACACTTACTATTGCCGCTGAAATTTGCATTTATACGAACCTTCATTTCACAGTCAAGGAACTTGATTGCGAAAAATAA
- the pheS gene encoding phenylalanine--tRNA ligase subunit alpha codes for MKNRLVEIETLLQTAKRAINTVSTESELGKVRVFYLGKRGQLTKLLKLLEHLSCEKRPEFGKAINYAKNSIQTLLDKKSVELRKKTLHEKLTQEKIDITLRGRYDNLGTVHPIVLVSERVTQLFVSLGFQIVEGPEIENEYHNFEALNIPSDHPARTTVDTFYFSDNQLLRTHTSNMQIRIMKKQNIPIRSMVLGRVYRRDFDATHTPMFHQAEGLVVDKQCAFSDLKGLLRQFLNSFFENTLCVRFRPSYFPFTEPSAEVDIYQSDTKRWLEILGCGMVHPNVLRNANINPDEYNGFSFGIGLDRLAMLRYNIPDLRLFFRNDLRFLKQF; via the coding sequence GTGAAGAATCGATTAGTGGAAATAGAAACTCTTTTACAAACCGCAAAAAGAGCTATCAATACGGTGTCAACAGAATCGGAATTGGGAAAAGTTCGCGTCTTTTATCTAGGAAAAAGAGGGCAATTAACAAAGTTGTTAAAATTGCTAGAGCATCTTTCTTGTGAAAAAAGACCGGAATTTGGAAAAGCAATTAACTACGCTAAGAATAGCATCCAAACTTTACTCGATAAAAAATCTGTAGAATTGCGTAAAAAAACCCTCCATGAAAAATTAACTCAGGAAAAAATTGACATAACTCTCCGCGGTCGATACGACAATCTTGGAACTGTACATCCTATCGTTCTCGTTTCTGAACGAGTAACTCAATTGTTTGTTTCTCTAGGTTTCCAAATTGTCGAAGGGCCAGAGATTGAGAATGAATACCATAATTTTGAAGCACTAAACATTCCTTCCGATCACCCTGCGCGAACAACAGTGGATACCTTCTATTTTTCAGACAACCAATTATTGCGAACGCATACCTCCAATATGCAAATACGGATAATGAAAAAACAAAACATACCAATTCGATCAATGGTATTGGGTCGAGTATATCGTCGCGATTTTGATGCTACTCATACACCTATGTTCCATCAAGCAGAAGGGCTTGTAGTAGACAAACAGTGTGCGTTTTCAGATTTAAAAGGTCTGTTGCGACAGTTTTTAAATTCTTTCTTTGAAAATACATTGTGTGTGCGTTTTCGCCCTTCCTACTTTCCTTTTACTGAGCCTTCGGCTGAAGTCGATATTTACCAATCGGACACTAAAAGATGGTTAGAGATCTTAGGTTGCGGTATGGTTCATCCCAACGTATTGCGTAATGCGAATATTAATCCAGATGAATACAATGGGTTTTCTTTTGGTATTGGTCTTGATCGACTGGCTATGCTTCGTTATAACATACCCGATTTGCGTCTCTTTTTCAGAAACGATTTACGTTTTTTGAAGCAATTTTAA
- a CDS encoding Trm112 family protein, protein MDKQLLKILACPLCKGKLIFKQEMKELHCQFDQIAYSIQEGIPIMLSDRSRIL, encoded by the coding sequence ATGGACAAACAATTGTTAAAAATATTAGCTTGTCCGCTCTGTAAAGGAAAGTTGATATTTAAACAAGAAATGAAAGAATTGCATTGTCAATTCGATCAAATCGCTTATTCTATTCAAGAAGGGATTCCGATAATGTTGTCTGACAGATCTCGTATCCTGTAA
- the hslU gene encoding ATP-dependent protease ATPase subunit HslU, which produces MDMTPREIVAELDKFIVGQDDAKRAVAIALRNRWRRMQLPEDLQKEIFPKNILMIGPTGVGKTEIARRLSNLAGAPFIKVEATKFTEVGYVGRDVESIIRDLVDASVKMIRENAIRRVRNVAEEASEERILDALVPSTPSSSSIEKGSIKEGLISKEVVNNPTETKESITRDVFRRKLYDGNLDDKEIEIEINIHPSFEIMGPPGMEEMISQLKGIMSSISSRRTKSRRLKVKDARRILIEEEATKLINEDEIKSRAVANVEQHGIVFLDEIDKIVKREGASVGADVSREGVQRDLLPLVEGSTVFTKYGMVKTDHILFIASGAFHIAKPSDLIPELQGRFPIRVELRALTSSDFVRILTEPKASITEQYIALMKTENCRLSFTPDGIRRLAEIAYQVNSRSENIGARRLHTIMERLLEEISFAATDRGDESITIDVSYVNGQLEKFVEDENLSRYIL; this is translated from the coding sequence ATGGACATGACCCCTCGAGAAATTGTTGCGGAATTGGATAAATTTATTGTCGGACAAGACGATGCAAAGCGGGCTGTTGCCATTGCGCTGCGAAATCGTTGGCGTCGGATGCAACTTCCGGAGGATTTACAGAAAGAGATTTTTCCAAAAAATATCCTAATGATCGGTCCAACTGGTGTTGGTAAAACGGAAATCGCTCGTCGCTTGTCTAATCTAGCCGGGGCGCCTTTTATTAAAGTTGAAGCCACTAAATTTACCGAAGTGGGTTATGTGGGAAGAGATGTCGAATCGATTATTCGAGACTTGGTTGATGCTTCTGTTAAAATGATTCGTGAAAACGCCATCAGACGAGTAAGAAATGTGGCAGAAGAAGCGTCTGAAGAGCGTATATTGGATGCTCTGGTTCCGTCCACACCATCATCCTCTTCTATTGAGAAAGGGAGTATTAAAGAGGGATTGATTTCTAAAGAGGTGGTGAATAATCCAACAGAGACAAAGGAGTCTATAACGAGAGATGTCTTTCGTAGAAAGTTGTACGATGGGAATTTGGATGATAAAGAAATTGAAATCGAAATTAATATTCATCCTTCATTTGAAATTATGGGTCCTCCGGGTATGGAGGAGATGATTAGCCAATTAAAAGGCATTATGTCGAGTATATCTAGTCGACGCACTAAGTCTCGGCGTTTGAAAGTAAAAGATGCTAGGCGTATTTTAATCGAGGAAGAAGCAACAAAATTAATCAACGAAGACGAAATTAAATCTAGAGCTGTCGCGAATGTAGAACAACACGGTATCGTCTTTCTGGATGAAATTGATAAAATCGTAAAACGAGAAGGCGCTTCAGTAGGCGCAGATGTTTCACGTGAAGGTGTACAACGTGATTTACTACCGTTGGTAGAAGGCAGTACTGTTTTTACTAAATATGGCATGGTAAAAACCGATCACATTTTGTTTATTGCTTCTGGTGCTTTTCATATTGCAAAACCTTCCGATTTGATTCCAGAATTACAAGGTCGATTTCCCATTCGAGTCGAATTGAGGGCGCTGACATCCAGTGATTTTGTTCGTATTTTAACGGAACCAAAAGCTTCGATAACCGAACAATATATTGCACTAATGAAAACAGAGAACTGCAGATTGTCCTTTACTCCGGATGGAATCCGGCGTCTCGCCGAGATTGCGTATCAAGTGAACAGCCGCTCTGAGAATATTGGAGCTCGTCGATTGCACACTATTATGGAGCGGTTGCTGGAAGAGATTTCTTTTGCAGCGACAGATAGGGGAGATGAATCGATTACGATTGACGTTTCCTATGTTAATGGACAATTAGAAAAATTTGTAGAAGATGAAAATTTGAGTCGCTACATTCTTTAG
- the rplT gene encoding 50S ribosomal protein L20, translating into MPRVKRGVIARIRHKKMLHKAKGYYGARSRIYRVAKQAVIKAAQYAYRDRKQRKRQFRTVWIIRINAAARQYNLSYSQLIYGLSKESILIDRKILAHLAVNETFVFGQLVERSKNALNK; encoded by the coding sequence GTGCCAAGAGTGAAAAGAGGAGTGATCGCAAGAATTCGTCATAAAAAAATGTTGCATAAAGCAAAAGGTTACTATGGTGCTCGAAGTCGTATCTATCGTGTCGCGAAACAAGCCGTAATAAAAGCAGCTCAATACGCTTATCGTGATCGTAAACAAAGAAAACGCCAATTTCGTACTGTATGGATTATACGCATCAATGCTGCGGCACGACAATACAATCTTTCTTACAGTCAACTGATTTACGGATTAAGCAAAGAATCAATTTTAATAGATCGTAAAATATTAGCGCATCTAGCGGTAAACGAAACATTTGTTTTCGGACAATTGGTCGAGAGATCTAAGAATGCGTTAAATAAATGA
- the speB gene encoding agmatinase codes for MRCLPSRKAFLGLDSRDAVNYKDAKAVVVPFGLEQSVSYGKGTAKGPSAMIQASYKVELFDEVFWCEPYRNIGIVTLEEPKIENGISRALQQLERLVGCVVSDRKFPFVFGGEHSITVGSIRPFVKEYADLAILHFDAHTDLRDGYHGEYFSHASAIRRCLDHPNVEVISIGIRNISLEEISFFEANRNRIRIYWAKDKKNWDIRKIIDPLKNRPIYLTVDVDGFDSSLMPATGTPEPGGLFWDDTLEIITAASEIGTIVGADINELAPISNFHSCDFLSAKLAYKILSIVFKDFYRRRKFLQDF; via the coding sequence ATGAGATGTCTTCCTTCTAGGAAAGCTTTTTTGGGATTAGATTCGAGAGACGCTGTAAATTATAAAGATGCGAAAGCTGTTGTTGTTCCATTTGGTCTGGAACAATCTGTCAGTTATGGAAAAGGAACTGCTAAAGGACCTTCTGCAATGATTCAAGCTTCGTATAAAGTAGAGTTATTTGATGAAGTGTTTTGGTGCGAACCTTATCGCAATATCGGTATCGTAACCTTAGAAGAACCTAAAATTGAAAATGGTATATCGCGAGCGTTACAGCAATTGGAAAGATTAGTTGGATGCGTTGTAAGCGATAGAAAATTTCCTTTTGTTTTTGGAGGAGAACATTCTATTACTGTAGGTTCTATCCGCCCTTTTGTTAAGGAATATGCCGATTTGGCAATTTTGCATTTCGACGCGCATACGGATTTGCGCGACGGGTATCACGGAGAGTATTTTTCTCACGCTTCTGCAATTCGGCGTTGTTTAGATCATCCCAATGTCGAAGTCATTTCGATTGGTATCCGAAATATTTCTTTGGAAGAGATTTCTTTTTTTGAAGCTAATAGGAATCGAATTCGTATTTATTGGGCGAAAGACAAAAAGAATTGGGACATTAGAAAAATCATCGATCCTCTAAAAAATCGTCCTATTTATCTTACAGTCGATGTAGACGGATTTGATTCCAGTTTAATGCCTGCTACCGGTACACCTGAGCCGGGAGGATTATTTTGGGACGATACGCTCGAAATCATTACTGCAGCGAGCGAGATAGGTACTATCGTTGGCGCGGATATTAATGAATTGGCGCCGATTTCTAATTTTCACAGTTGTGATTTTTTATCAGCAAAACTGGCTTATAAGATTCTTTCCATAGTTTTTAAAGATTTCTACAGAAGAAGAAAATTTCTGCAAGATTTCTAA
- the argS gene encoding arginine--tRNA ligase, giving the protein MKKNLEVLLNQTIKNLKEKGTLNSNLFPLFKVTQSQNPKYGDFTTNLALVIKKTVGIGSRVLAEEIVNAFPSSPYVSKVEIAGPGFINFYITASSYQNIIPVILAAGSRYIGSQIGLGKSIHIEYVSANPTGPLHVGHGRSAAYGACVSNLLKIVGYRVHQEYYINDSGRQMEILALSVWIRYLQQYKETLTFPQNAYRGQYIVDIARNLRSRYGNLFFYSQKTIYNQLSILGISGNFDDLSTWMQVQKDLLGKKNCSILLNTALSHILEDIRDDLKEFGIVYDEWFPESRLIEKDLIREILDLLYQQGHVYEKNGARWFRSTGLGDTKDRVLVRRNGVPTYFASDIAYHFYKFNQKYDVVVDIFGSDHHGYVPRLCSFLRTLRESANLQTLLVQFVVFYRKGKKISMSTRSGEFITLRELRREVGNDAARFFYIMYKPDQHLEFDLSLAVSRSNKNPVYYIQYAHARICRIFQKLDESLKEWNPVEGMRNLSLLSNSYEKALLITLSCYEEIIHTAVVQYAPHLLAHYLQNLANQFHAYYNAERFLVEDDKLRNARLNIISAVRQIIANGLTLLGVSAPEKM; this is encoded by the coding sequence ATGAAAAAAAATCTCGAAGTTCTATTAAACCAAACCATCAAAAATTTAAAAGAAAAAGGAACGCTGAATTCCAATCTTTTTCCGCTATTCAAGGTTACGCAAAGTCAAAACCCTAAATACGGTGATTTTACAACAAATTTAGCTTTAGTAATAAAAAAAACTGTGGGAATTGGCTCACGCGTTCTTGCCGAAGAGATTGTTAACGCTTTTCCATCTTCGCCATACGTTTCCAAAGTAGAAATTGCTGGTCCAGGTTTTATTAATTTTTATATTACAGCGAGCAGTTATCAGAATATCATTCCCGTTATTTTAGCAGCAGGATCACGCTATATTGGTAGTCAGATTGGTTTAGGAAAATCCATACATATAGAATATGTTTCTGCTAATCCAACAGGTCCTTTACATGTCGGTCACGGAAGAAGCGCTGCTTACGGTGCTTGTGTATCCAACTTGCTGAAAATAGTTGGCTATAGAGTACATCAGGAATACTACATCAATGATTCTGGGCGACAAATGGAGATTCTGGCGTTAAGCGTTTGGATTCGATACTTGCAACAGTATAAAGAAACTTTAACTTTTCCTCAAAATGCCTATCGGGGCCAGTATATTGTAGATATTGCCCGTAACTTGAGAAGTAGATATGGAAATCTCTTTTTCTACTCACAGAAGACAATCTACAATCAATTGTCCATTTTAGGAATTAGCGGAAATTTTGACGATCTTAGTACATGGATGCAGGTCCAAAAAGATTTGCTTGGAAAAAAGAATTGCAGCATTCTTCTCAATACAGCGCTTAGCCATATTTTGGAAGATATCAGAGACGATCTAAAAGAATTTGGAATTGTCTATGATGAGTGGTTTCCCGAAAGTCGATTGATAGAAAAAGATTTAATTAGAGAAATATTAGATCTTTTGTATCAACAAGGACACGTATACGAAAAAAATGGCGCTCGGTGGTTTCGGTCCACTGGATTGGGCGATACAAAGGACCGAGTGTTGGTTCGAAGAAATGGTGTTCCCACTTATTTTGCGTCTGATATCGCTTACCATTTCTATAAGTTCAATCAGAAATACGATGTTGTTGTCGACATTTTTGGATCGGATCATCATGGATATGTTCCTCGACTGTGTTCTTTTTTGCGCACTCTAAGAGAGTCTGCTAATCTGCAAACTTTATTGGTACAATTTGTAGTCTTCTATCGAAAAGGTAAAAAAATTTCTATGTCTACTCGGAGTGGAGAATTTATCACGCTACGAGAACTTCGTAGAGAAGTTGGTAATGATGCAGCACGCTTTTTCTACATTATGTACAAACCCGATCAGCATTTAGAATTTGATCTCAGTCTGGCAGTATCTCGATCAAATAAAAATCCTGTTTATTACATTCAATACGCCCACGCGCGGATTTGTCGTATTTTTCAAAAATTGGACGAATCTTTAAAGGAATGGAACCCTGTAGAGGGAATGAGAAATTTATCTTTATTATCAAACTCTTATGAGAAAGCTTTACTGATTACTTTATCGTGTTACGAAGAAATTATACATACCGCTGTTGTACAATACGCTCCTCATCTTCTGGCTCACTATTTACAAAATCTCGCTAACCAATTTCATGCCTATTATAACGCGGAACGTTTTCTTGTTGAGGACGACAAATTACGTAACGCGCGTCTGAATATAATTTCAGCTGTGCGACAGATTATTGCCAACGGATTGACTTTATTGGGTGTATCTGCGCCTGAAAAAATGTAG
- the pheT gene encoding phenylalanine--tRNA ligase subunit beta — MQLSEIWLREWVNPALDAENLAKRLALFGLEIDSINPVSFSFEKVVVGEVFFIEQHPNTNNLFFCHVNVGKKIGILKIICKAPNIRLGLKVPIALIGGRLGDTKVKKLKLRGFSSHGIICSERELGLVSSENQKDSYIMELPSDAPLGSDLQDYLQLKDSIFDFNLTPNRGDWTSVRGIANEISAIERISVKMPKIESVVSVYDDAFFPIHIQAKKDCPHYVGRVIRDINSNAHTSIWMRERLRRSGVRSIHPVVDVMNYVMLEWGQPMHAFDFDQLSGGIYIRYANSDEKITLIDGTGVSLNCHTLVVADENQAHAIAGIMGSSGSAINEKTKNVFLESAYFTPGNITLTARHYNLNTDSSYRFERGVDFTIQRLAMERATELLLAMTDGKPGPIEDYTVDESYPSIKKISLRRKRIKRLLGIEIPDNEVHQILSSLRMTLQLDIQGWQVTIPSDRFDIVQETDLIEELARLYSYERIPQTVLSREMVILPLPETEVSLSRIRHLMVDRGYNEAISYSFVNDRLQSRFNPNLKFLTLSNPISNDMNVMRNSLWPGLITAVKYNQSHQIKRIRLFEIGTCFIKNGKEKWQQVTKVAGLITENAHNLQWGEAERPIDFYDLKGDISALFSLNRSEKDFHFIRSEHPALHPGQCAALCFGEICIGHMGALHPILTQELNLSFPLYLFEVELKIVNRTQLPRYQPITKFPAVYRAISVIVDRDVEVSQIEEEIFRNSGHLLIVSEIFDVYEDTERIEFGKKSIALRLTLQNPLGTLVDKEIKQVVKRVVSALEHKFKAKLRSVN, encoded by the coding sequence ATGCAATTAAGTGAAATCTGGCTTCGCGAATGGGTTAACCCTGCTCTTGATGCTGAAAATTTGGCAAAACGACTTGCTTTATTTGGTTTAGAAATTGATTCTATCAATCCTGTTTCTTTTTCTTTTGAAAAAGTGGTAGTGGGAGAAGTTTTCTTTATAGAACAACATCCGAATACAAACAATTTGTTCTTTTGTCACGTGAATGTAGGGAAAAAGATTGGAATATTAAAAATTATTTGCAAAGCACCCAACATTCGACTCGGTTTGAAAGTTCCGATTGCGTTAATTGGCGGAAGATTGGGTGATACAAAAGTTAAAAAACTCAAATTACGGGGATTTTCTTCGCACGGGATAATATGTTCAGAGCGGGAATTGGGTCTTGTGTCTTCAGAGAATCAAAAAGATTCATATATTATGGAACTTCCTTCTGACGCTCCTCTTGGATCGGATTTACAGGATTATTTACAATTGAAAGATTCTATTTTTGATTTCAATTTAACGCCTAACCGAGGTGATTGGACGAGCGTTCGAGGAATCGCTAATGAAATCAGCGCTATTGAACGGATTTCTGTAAAGATGCCCAAAATAGAAAGCGTTGTGTCGGTGTACGACGACGCTTTTTTTCCTATTCATATACAAGCAAAAAAAGATTGTCCGCATTACGTCGGTCGAGTCATTCGTGATATCAATAGTAACGCTCACACATCGATTTGGATGCGAGAGCGTCTACGTCGTAGCGGGGTACGTTCTATCCATCCTGTTGTAGACGTCATGAATTATGTAATGTTGGAATGGGGACAACCTATGCACGCATTTGACTTCGATCAATTATCCGGTGGAATTTATATACGATACGCAAATTCTGATGAAAAAATTACCCTAATTGACGGAACAGGAGTTTCCTTAAATTGCCACACTCTAGTCGTCGCAGACGAAAATCAAGCGCACGCCATTGCTGGTATTATGGGAAGTTCTGGTTCTGCCATCAACGAAAAAACAAAAAACGTCTTTTTGGAAAGCGCATATTTTACTCCAGGAAACATTACTCTAACGGCACGTCATTATAATCTGAATACAGATTCTTCGTATCGATTTGAGCGTGGTGTTGATTTTACGATACAAAGACTTGCAATGGAAAGAGCAACAGAATTATTGCTAGCTATGACCGACGGAAAGCCAGGCCCGATTGAAGACTACACTGTTGATGAATCGTATCCTTCCATCAAAAAAATTAGTCTACGTCGCAAACGCATTAAGCGTCTGCTAGGTATAGAAATTCCTGACAATGAAGTACATCAAATTCTAAGTTCTTTAAGAATGACTTTGCAGTTAGATATACAAGGTTGGCAAGTAACAATACCTAGTGACCGTTTTGATATCGTTCAAGAAACAGATCTAATCGAAGAATTGGCACGATTGTATAGCTATGAACGTATCCCCCAAACTGTTTTAAGTCGTGAAATGGTTATATTACCTCTGCCAGAGACGGAGGTGAGTTTATCTCGAATTCGCCATTTGATGGTAGATCGAGGATACAACGAAGCTATCAGCTACAGTTTCGTCAACGATAGATTGCAAAGTCGATTTAACCCCAATTTAAAATTTCTCACTCTTTCAAATCCAATTTCGAATGACATGAATGTCATGCGCAATAGTTTATGGCCTGGTCTTATTACCGCAGTAAAGTACAATCAATCTCATCAAATTAAGCGTATAAGACTTTTTGAGATTGGCACATGTTTTATTAAAAACGGGAAAGAAAAGTGGCAGCAAGTAACTAAAGTAGCTGGATTAATTACAGAGAATGCTCACAATTTGCAATGGGGGGAAGCAGAACGTCCAATCGATTTCTACGATTTGAAAGGAGATATCAGCGCTCTGTTTTCCCTCAATCGATCTGAAAAAGATTTTCATTTTATACGCTCAGAACATCCTGCATTGCATCCAGGGCAATGTGCCGCTCTCTGTTTTGGAGAAATTTGTATTGGCCATATGGGCGCTTTACATCCTATTTTGACACAAGAACTGAATTTATCTTTCCCTCTCTATCTTTTTGAAGTAGAACTTAAGATTGTCAATAGAACACAATTACCTCGCTATCAACCCATTACTAAATTTCCTGCCGTTTACCGCGCTATTTCTGTTATAGTAGATCGAGATGTTGAAGTTTCTCAAATCGAAGAAGAAATTTTTCGAAACTCTGGGCATTTATTAATCGTAAGCGAAATTTTTGATGTGTACGAAGATACAGAACGCATTGAATTCGGAAAAAAAAGCATTGCTCTGAGATTAACCTTACAAAATCCATTGGGCACTTTAGTAGACAAAGAGATAAAACAGGTTGTTAAACGGGTGGTTTCTGCTCTTGAACATAAGTTCAAAGCCAAATTGAGAAGTGTAAATTGA